Proteins encoded by one window of Candidatus Krumholzibacteriia bacterium:
- a CDS encoding ribonuclease HII, whose protein sequence is MSGPDRRHRLDRRLARRVEGGLVAGVDEAGRGCLAGPVVVAAVVLPADADLPGVRDSKLMTPDAREDAYARIRACGARFAALAVSPREVDRLNVLHASERGMERAVERLERRRRFRAGAVLVDGHRVPAALGGRGVPLVKGDDRSLCIAAASVLAKVLRDRLMRAWSRRYPVYGFERHVGYPTPQHLDALRRHGPCPLHRFSFAPVAAAAQPRLDGDLAAE, encoded by the coding sequence GACCCGATCGCCGCCATCGCCTCGACCGGCGTCTCGCGCGCCGGGTCGAGGGGGGTCTCGTCGCCGGTGTCGACGAGGCGGGTCGTGGCTGCCTGGCCGGGCCCGTGGTCGTGGCCGCCGTGGTGCTCCCCGCCGACGCCGACCTCCCCGGGGTGCGTGACTCGAAACTCATGACACCCGACGCGCGCGAGGATGCCTACGCGCGCATCCGCGCCTGCGGTGCGCGCTTCGCCGCCCTCGCGGTCTCTCCGCGCGAGGTCGACCGCCTCAACGTGTTGCACGCCAGCGAGCGCGGCATGGAGCGCGCGGTGGAGCGCCTCGAGCGCCGCCGCCGCTTCCGGGCCGGCGCCGTGCTCGTCGACGGACATCGTGTTCCCGCGGCTCTGGGCGGCCGGGGTGTGCCCCTGGTGAAGGGTGACGACCGGAGCCTGTGCATCGCCGCGGCGAGCGTGCTGGCCAAGGTGCTCCGCGATCGTCTCATGCGGGCCTGGAGCCGCCGGTATCCCGTGTACGGTTTCGAGCGGCACGTGGGCTACCCGACCCCGCAACACCTCGACGCCCTCCGACGTCACGGTCCCTGTCCGCTGCACCGTTTCTCCTTCGCCCCGGTGGCCGCGGCCGCGCAGCCCCGGCTCGACGGTGACCTCGCGGCCGAGTGA
- a CDS encoding YraN family protein: MSDHDPLRGAVERGRAGEDVAALYLRLQGFSILDRNRRGDGGEIDLVAREGTSLVFVEVRLRRAGARVPAAESISAAKRLRLRAVAGRLLRDRDDLAWPARTVRFDVVTLRLDDDGLDLRHLRAVRV, translated from the coding sequence ATGTCCGATCACGATCCCCTGCGCGGAGCCGTCGAACGGGGCCGCGCGGGTGAGGACGTAGCTGCTCTGTACCTGCGGCTGCAGGGGTTCTCGATCCTCGACCGCAATCGGCGGGGCGACGGAGGGGAGATCGACCTCGTCGCACGCGAGGGCACGAGTCTCGTCTTCGTCGAAGTCCGCCTGCGGCGGGCGGGCGCGCGCGTTCCCGCGGCCGAATCGATCTCGGCGGCGAAACGGCTCCGGCTGCGCGCGGTCGCGGGGCGGCTGCTGCGCGACCGCGACGACCTGGCCTGGCCGGCGCGCACCGTGCGTTTCGACGTGGTGACCCTGCGGCTCGACGACGACGGGCTCGACCTGCGGCACCTGCGGGCGGTTCGCGTCTGA
- a CDS encoding S8 family serine peptidase, giving the protein MRATSTVLVLLVVLGAGVARADDVPRVDLDRTLPRASDAPTRVRWFLQPDGADLSTLQRRATDDGVDLVARLDRFGGDWVIEADAARAAEIESTWSALGTLRRDVSGTPALAGSTALVGVRSFVWDELEYQGDPVSTIAILDSGCDTAHDDLGDPRDDDIDEPPLAGDASDWFDVQGSYPSDLRLRVAGWHDVTDDLPDAVGPWDYHFHGTALASAGFGGGRVDGDGRGVAPGGRLAIVKTWNFEDRWEVWASDLLLGFDWVLDHADRLRIRACLVGATWAEDPGFGPAIDALAARGIAVVAPAGNEPGADMGYPARLPGVIGVGASDAEGAVATYSSWAPGDEDPGTLDLIAPGGSRIDPDARLRVADNEPQDAYAFRFGTSLAAAHVAGTISVLSETMASVSHPWRADASQVSWITDVLRATAAEVAAAESSAVFEPRVVRTGADRFAGHGLLQVRAAVDAVRNVVWPGDDVPFTLDAPTEGPAVWAARVPVSIPRPLGFRLQVGDLADFDLVVYRETDAGLDPVGASTRAGVGLDERVELATSWTGWAVVVVRRIEGTGLARLRVENRAPVLEGWPLELSARQVTSPTGYDFGNDGSTEVVTVNNLQAFPDGHAFHVVTLAGEDVGIFPEQFFTPGRAGELTEPAVGRLGPVEAIVAGSEFGQVLAVDAAGDLLWIRTVSLLSTTSPVLVDEGPDARIAVGTSAGIAILDPSGQVVQEIPIGGPVEVPPAAGDLDGDGRDELLVADVVGNVTAVETDGTVLPGWPVALDGRSTAPVLLGTATGTRVDEVALVGLDGGGAWLHRWRTDGSRIGATPITLDTDALPVTALSPLVVARLERGRAPSYVVATVAGAEEAPIEARVHVVELDGSQRVWSRTHAAPHFVDGRLDVYRALLGEPRVTDVTGTPTREIVVPTIVGWGESVRGIEYRYGLVSELVRWSTTAGAVPIAVELPRERFPDRRTVAPLVQDLDGDQRAEWITARGSALTLLGSGTVDTAVGAWTDERGGSDRRGCFECRERVAVDVPETTSLLRPELEVHPNPFNPRTSIRLRVPRAGAVHWSVFDARGRRVREEYGRVDGAGTVEWRFDATDDTGSPLASGVYHVVARWNARTAHARMVLVR; this is encoded by the coding sequence GTGCGCGCGACCAGCACAGTCCTCGTCCTGCTCGTCGTCCTGGGCGCCGGTGTGGCCCGTGCCGACGACGTCCCGCGGGTCGACCTGGATCGCACCCTCCCGCGCGCGTCCGACGCACCCACCCGCGTGCGATGGTTCCTGCAGCCCGATGGGGCGGATCTCTCGACACTGCAGCGCCGGGCCACCGACGACGGGGTGGACCTCGTCGCGCGCCTCGATCGCTTCGGCGGCGACTGGGTGATCGAAGCGGACGCCGCACGCGCCGCCGAGATCGAATCCACGTGGTCGGCCCTCGGAACGTTGCGGCGCGACGTCTCGGGCACGCCGGCCCTCGCCGGCTCGACCGCCCTCGTGGGTGTTCGCTCCTTCGTCTGGGACGAACTCGAGTACCAGGGCGATCCGGTCTCGACGATCGCGATCCTCGACAGCGGCTGCGACACCGCGCACGACGACCTCGGCGATCCGCGCGACGACGACATCGACGAGCCGCCGCTGGCCGGCGACGCCAGCGACTGGTTCGACGTCCAGGGATCCTATCCGTCCGACCTCCGCCTGCGCGTGGCCGGCTGGCACGACGTGACCGACGACCTGCCCGACGCGGTCGGACCCTGGGACTACCACTTCCACGGGACGGCGCTGGCGAGCGCGGGTTTCGGTGGGGGGCGGGTCGACGGCGACGGGCGTGGGGTGGCTCCCGGGGGCCGGCTCGCGATCGTGAAGACCTGGAACTTCGAGGACCGGTGGGAGGTCTGGGCCAGCGATCTGCTGCTCGGTTTCGACTGGGTGCTCGACCATGCGGACCGGCTCCGGATCCGCGCGTGTCTGGTGGGGGCGACGTGGGCGGAGGATCCCGGATTCGGCCCCGCGATCGACGCGCTCGCCGCACGCGGGATCGCCGTGGTGGCTCCGGCCGGCAACGAGCCCGGCGCCGACATGGGCTACCCCGCGCGCCTGCCCGGCGTGATCGGCGTCGGTGCCTCTGACGCTGAGGGTGCTGTCGCCACCTATTCCTCGTGGGCGCCGGGGGACGAAGACCCCGGGACGCTCGACCTGATCGCGCCCGGCGGGAGCAGGATCGATCCCGATGCCCGCCTGCGCGTGGCCGACAACGAACCCCAGGACGCGTACGCCTTCCGCTTCGGGACCTCTCTCGCCGCGGCCCACGTGGCCGGTACGATCAGTGTCCTGTCCGAGACGATGGCCTCGGTGTCGCACCCGTGGAGGGCCGACGCCTCGCAGGTGTCGTGGATCACCGACGTGCTCAGAGCCACCGCGGCCGAAGTCGCGGCTGCCGAATCGAGCGCCGTCTTCGAACCACGGGTCGTTCGGACCGGAGCCGATCGCTTCGCCGGTCACGGGCTCCTGCAGGTCCGAGCCGCCGTCGACGCCGTCCGCAACGTGGTGTGGCCGGGCGACGACGTGCCCTTCACGCTCGACGCCCCGACCGAGGGCCCCGCGGTGTGGGCGGCCCGGGTGCCGGTCTCGATCCCGCGACCGCTCGGCTTCCGACTGCAGGTCGGGGACCTGGCCGACTTCGATCTCGTCGTGTACCGCGAGACGGACGCCGGACTCGACCCCGTGGGCGCGAGCACGCGCGCGGGCGTGGGATTGGACGAGCGGGTGGAACTGGCGACCTCGTGGACGGGTTGGGCCGTGGTGGTGGTCCGCCGGATCGAGGGCACCGGTCTGGCACGTCTCCGCGTGGAGAACCGTGCGCCCGTGCTCGAGGGTTGGCCCCTGGAGCTCAGCGCGCGCCAGGTCACCAGTCCGACCGGCTACGACTTCGGGAACGACGGCTCGACCGAGGTCGTCACCGTGAACAACCTGCAGGCCTTCCCCGACGGCCACGCCTTCCACGTCGTGACCCTGGCCGGCGAGGACGTCGGGATCTTTCCCGAGCAGTTCTTCACTCCGGGCCGGGCCGGCGAACTGACCGAGCCGGCGGTGGGCCGTCTGGGACCGGTGGAGGCCATCGTGGCCGGGAGCGAATTCGGTCAGGTGCTCGCGGTCGACGCCGCGGGCGATCTGCTCTGGATCCGCACGGTGTCGTTGTTGTCGACCACGTCGCCCGTGCTGGTCGACGAGGGACCCGACGCGCGGATCGCCGTCGGGACCAGCGCCGGAATCGCGATCCTCGATCCGAGTGGGCAGGTCGTCCAGGAGATCCCGATCGGCGGACCGGTCGAGGTCCCGCCCGCGGCGGGGGATCTCGACGGTGACGGACGCGACGAACTGCTGGTCGCCGACGTCGTGGGCAACGTGACCGCAGTCGAGACCGACGGCACGGTGTTGCCGGGCTGGCCGGTCGCCCTGGACGGTCGCTCCACGGCTCCCGTGCTTCTCGGCACGGCCACCGGAACGCGGGTCGACGAGGTGGCGCTCGTCGGGCTCGACGGCGGCGGGGCGTGGCTGCACCGCTGGCGGACCGACGGCAGCCGGATCGGGGCGACACCGATCACGCTCGACACCGATGCGCTCCCCGTGACGGCCCTTTCGCCTCTGGTCGTGGCCCGGCTCGAGCGAGGGCGCGCGCCGAGCTACGTGGTCGCGACCGTGGCCGGAGCCGAGGAGGCACCGATCGAGGCGCGGGTCCACGTGGTGGAACTCGATGGCTCGCAGAGGGTGTGGTCGCGGACACACGCCGCGCCGCACTTCGTCGACGGTCGCCTCGACGTGTACCGGGCCCTCCTCGGGGAACCGCGGGTGACCGACGTCACCGGGACGCCCACACGCGAGATCGTGGTCCCGACCATCGTCGGGTGGGGCGAAAGCGTTCGCGGGATCGAGTACCGCTACGGACTCGTGTCGGAACTCGTCCGGTGGAGCACGACCGCCGGGGCGGTGCCGATCGCGGTGGAACTCCCGCGCGAGCGATTCCCCGATCGTCGCACCGTCGCGCCGCTCGTGCAGGACCTCGACGGTGACCAGCGGGCGGAGTGGATCACGGCACGGGGCAGTGCCCTGACCCTGCTCGGCAGCGGGACCGTCGACACCGCTGTCGGCGCATGGACCGACGAGCGGGGTGGCTCGGACCGTCGGGGGTGTTTCGAGTGCCGCGAGCGCGTCGCGGTGGACGTCCCGGAGACCACGAGCCTTTTGCGTCCGGAGCTCGAAGTGCACCCGAACCCCTTCAACCCGCGGACGTCGATCCGTCTCCGCGTGCCACGGGCCGGAGCCGTGCACTGGTCCGTCTTCGACGCGCGGGGGCGGCGTGTTCGCGAGGAGTACGGTCGGGTCGATGGGGCCGGCACGGTCGAGTGGCGCTTCGACGCGACCGACGACACCGGATCGCCTCTCGCCAGTGGGGTCTATCACGTGGTGGCGCGGTGGAACGCGAGAACGGCCCACGCCCGTATGGTTCTGGTGCGCTGA
- a CDS encoding patatin-like phospholipase family protein produces MSDLPRPTLGLALSGGTAKSIAHIGVLQAIEEAGLRPDVIAGTSGGSLIAVVYASGVGTDRMVEMAGRVNWRRLARVRIPRLGLFSNQGVAELVRDTVGDLTFEDLEIPTHVVTTDLLSGGKAVFSHGPVAPAVQASCSIPQIFSPVEIGDGLYADGGFLEYLPLPTLRDIGCTTMVGVHLGSFADFTPRPGHLLAMIMRTIGIVAVRNAREAVPLADVLIEPDLRGFHSFDLKRHEELIEVGYRAGTAAVPHILAALDRRPSPIPWPDRLRTRLLGWWTEARRRTA; encoded by the coding sequence ATGAGCGATCTGCCGCGTCCGACCCTGGGCCTCGCGCTCTCCGGAGGAACCGCCAAGAGCATCGCCCACATCGGCGTGCTGCAGGCGATCGAGGAAGCCGGGCTGCGTCCGGACGTGATCGCGGGGACGAGCGGCGGTAGCCTGATCGCCGTGGTCTACGCCTCCGGTGTGGGCACCGACCGCATGGTCGAGATGGCCGGCCGCGTGAACTGGAGACGCCTCGCCCGCGTGCGCATTCCCCGTCTCGGCCTGTTCTCCAACCAGGGCGTGGCGGAACTCGTGCGCGACACGGTCGGAGACCTGACCTTCGAGGACCTCGAGATCCCCACCCACGTGGTCACCACCGACCTGCTGAGCGGGGGCAAGGCCGTCTTCAGCCACGGACCCGTGGCTCCCGCCGTTCAGGCCAGCTGCTCGATCCCGCAGATCTTCAGTCCCGTCGAGATCGGCGACGGGCTCTACGCCGACGGGGGTTTCCTCGAGTACCTGCCCCTGCCCACGCTCCGCGACATCGGCTGTACGACCATGGTCGGCGTGCACCTCGGATCCTTCGCCGACTTCACGCCGCGCCCAGGTCATCTACTGGCCATGATCATGCGGACCATCGGGATCGTGGCCGTGCGCAACGCGCGCGAGGCCGTCCCCCTGGCCGACGTGCTGATCGAGCCCGACCTGCGGGGCTTCCACTCGTTCGATCTGAAGCGACACGAGGAATTGATCGAGGTCGGGTACCGGGCGGGCACGGCCGCCGTCCCGCACATCCTCGCGGCACTCGATCGGCGGCCCTCGCCGATCCCATGGCCGGACCGTCTCCGCACCCGCCTGCTCGGCTGGTGGACCGAGGCACGGCGGCGTACGGCCTGA
- a CDS encoding STAS domain-containing protein, giving the protein MNVPTHDTLSSVPVHEPEGAVDITNSVDLRESMLNQVEDGARAVVLDLHAVRYVDSSGLSALVSVATALERVRGVLVLCNVDAAVMKVLEMTRLTEYFRLESSRNAAIEYATHAHAS; this is encoded by the coding sequence GTGAACGTACCGACGCATGACACCCTGTCCAGTGTTCCGGTGCACGAGCCCGAAGGGGCCGTCGACATCACCAACAGTGTCGATCTGCGCGAATCCATGTTGAACCAGGTCGAGGACGGAGCCCGAGCGGTCGTGCTGGACCTGCACGCCGTGCGCTACGTCGACAGTTCGGGCCTCTCGGCCCTGGTCAGCGTGGCGACCGCCCTGGAACGCGTGCGCGGCGTCCTGGTCCTGTGCAACGTCGACGCTGCGGTGATGAAGGTCTTGGAGATGACCCGGCTCACCGAGTACTTTCGACTGGAGTCGAGTCGCAACGCCGCGATCGAGTACGCCACGCACGCGCACGCGTCCTGA
- a CDS encoding SpoIIE family protein phosphatase has product MTTTVRIDREALAERLASAVTPEEVTEALFVSLDGTARGLYLFDQEGDLYLEDRCPHDAAAARSFVEAEVPSRAVRFSFRDRPLGAVLFHRVPDDPALPSILQTQFSPAIFRSLYLDDVLSDNDRMREQLFYLDEMGKLIGQLDLDMLLVNILELTSAHLGSDIGSITLLHHDELVTAVDWGLPHDALMALQRADGRRVIDEIMTSREPVLLAREDLRSDHQGQYNFDRLLMLPLCTNDALWGCINLVAPQHVTAVESPLLASVRSGVGLAATAVENALLIEMKLSREREQEQLKVGHQIQSQLLPSEPPDRPGLEIDGSSVSATMIGGDYFDYFDLPDGRLGLVVADVSGKGVPAGLIMTATRALFRATATRHSDPAAILGEVNRLLCAEGFGARFVTAVFAALDPRTGTVGYSTAGHDAPSIRRADTGRIDSFPLPALPLGLRPGASYEAQTFRLAIDDTMVLYTDGVSEAMDHSREQFGADRLHRVLAHSRGLGASDLRDRILAAIDEHCGTTPRHDDTTLIVVRRTPDVDDSDSRSGERDRERTDA; this is encoded by the coding sequence GTGACCACCACCGTCCGGATCGATCGCGAGGCACTGGCCGAACGGCTCGCCTCGGCAGTGACCCCGGAAGAGGTCACCGAAGCCCTCTTCGTCTCGCTCGACGGTACCGCTCGCGGGCTCTACCTGTTCGACCAGGAGGGCGACCTGTACCTCGAGGATCGCTGCCCGCACGACGCGGCCGCGGCACGGTCCTTCGTCGAAGCCGAAGTACCGTCGCGTGCCGTACGCTTCTCGTTCCGCGATCGTCCCCTGGGTGCGGTGCTCTTCCACCGGGTTCCCGACGACCCGGCCCTACCCTCGATCCTGCAGACCCAGTTCTCGCCGGCGATCTTCCGGTCGCTGTATCTCGACGACGTCCTGTCGGACAACGATCGAATGCGCGAACAGCTGTTCTATCTCGACGAGATGGGCAAGCTCATCGGCCAGCTCGACCTCGACATGCTGCTGGTGAACATCCTCGAACTGACATCGGCCCATCTCGGTTCGGACATCGGGTCGATCACGCTCCTGCACCACGACGAACTGGTCACCGCCGTGGACTGGGGCCTCCCGCACGACGCACTGATGGCCCTGCAACGCGCCGACGGGCGGCGCGTGATCGACGAGATCATGACCTCGCGGGAACCGGTCCTGTTGGCCCGCGAGGACCTGCGGTCGGACCACCAGGGCCAGTACAACTTCGACCGGCTGCTCATGCTGCCGCTGTGTACCAACGACGCCCTGTGGGGCTGCATCAATCTGGTCGCTCCGCAGCACGTGACGGCGGTCGAGAGTCCGCTGCTGGCGTCGGTCCGCTCCGGGGTGGGTCTCGCGGCGACCGCGGTGGAGAACGCACTGCTCATCGAGATGAAGCTCTCGCGCGAACGTGAACAGGAGCAGTTGAAGGTCGGGCACCAGATCCAGAGTCAGCTCCTGCCCTCCGAACCGCCCGACCGTCCCGGACTCGAGATCGACGGCTCGTCGGTGTCGGCCACGATGATCGGCGGTGACTACTTCGACTACTTCGACCTGCCGGACGGTCGGCTCGGGCTCGTGGTGGCCGACGTGTCGGGCAAGGGCGTTCCGGCGGGTCTGATCATGACCGCGACCCGGGCCCTGTTCCGCGCGACCGCGACACGTCACTCGGATCCGGCTGCGATCCTCGGCGAGGTGAACCGCCTGCTCTGCGCCGAGGGATTCGGCGCCCGCTTCGTGACCGCCGTGTTCGCCGCCCTCGACCCGCGAACCGGAACGGTGGGCTACTCGACGGCCGGACACGACGCGCCCTCCATCCGACGCGCGGACACCGGACGCATCGACAGCTTCCCGTTGCCGGCCCTGCCGCTCGGCCTGCGGCCGGGCGCCAGTTACGAAGCGCAGACCTTCCGACTCGCCATCGACGACACCATGGTCCTGTACACCGACGGCGTGAGCGAAGCCATGGATCATTCGCGCGAGCAGTTCGGGGCCGATCGTCTGCACCGCGTGCTCGCGCACAGTCGCGGTCTCGGCGCATCCGATCTGCGTGATCGTATCCTCGCCGCGATCGACGAGCACTGCGGCACGACGCCGCGTCACGACGACACGACGTTGATCGTGGTCCGACGGACCCCGGACGTCGACGATTCCGATTCCCGATCAGGAGAGCGAGACCGTGAACGTACCGACGCATGA
- a CDS encoding HDOD domain-containing protein — protein sequence MAKLRYDDYVSRDSRRSRGTAAGSNTGVADVRPSTAEVDAAIRRLPALPALLHELMRELRDADADIKHLEERISSDASLTTRVLKMANSPFYVRSGEVVDVGRAVMTLGFRTVANLVMAAGLRNTMGGSLGVPTFEPNGVFLFSLASGLASARLPRKVGALREVADEMFVAGLLHDVGRIAMSEFYPRVRREIEANAATALEPVGEHRLLGIDHQQVGGLVHERWGLPDELLGAITRHHEPIDAIRDDPLVLGVAVVNAMLDLHGYARTCRNPNASGRVESLCRELDTAPERVEDVIASVEDEVSSIAGSFA from the coding sequence ATGGCGAAACTCCGATACGACGACTACGTCTCGCGCGATTCCCGACGCTCCCGCGGAACCGCGGCCGGCTCCAACACCGGAGTCGCCGACGTGCGCCCGTCGACCGCCGAAGTCGACGCCGCGATCCGCCGCCTGCCCGCCCTGCCGGCGTTGTTGCACGAGCTCATGCGCGAGCTGCGCGACGCCGACGCCGACATCAAACACCTCGAGGAACGCATCTCCAGTGACGCGAGTCTGACCACGCGTGTGCTGAAGATGGCCAACAGCCCCTTCTACGTCCGCTCGGGCGAGGTCGTCGACGTCGGCCGCGCGGTCATGACCCTGGGCTTCCGGACCGTCGCCAATCTCGTCATGGCGGCCGGCCTCCGGAACACCATGGGCGGATCCCTGGGCGTCCCGACCTTCGAGCCCAACGGCGTCTTCCTGTTCAGTCTTGCCAGCGGCCTGGCGTCCGCGCGCCTGCCGCGCAAGGTCGGCGCCCTTCGCGAAGTCGCCGACGAGATGTTCGTGGCGGGCCTCCTGCACGACGTGGGACGGATCGCGATGAGCGAGTTCTACCCCCGGGTGCGCCGCGAGATCGAGGCGAACGCCGCCACTGCGCTCGAACCGGTCGGAGAACACCGGCTGCTGGGAATCGATCATCAGCAGGTGGGCGGACTGGTCCACGAGCGCTGGGGACTGCCCGACGAACTCCTCGGTGCCATCACCCGGCACCACGAACCGATCGACGCGATCCGGGACGACCCCCTGGTTCTCGGTGTGGCCGTGGTCAACGCGATGCTCGACCTGCACGGCTACGCACGCACGTGCCGCAACCCGAACGCCAGCGGAAGGGTCGAATCGCTCTGCCGTGAACTCGACACCGCGCCCGAACGGGTGGAGGACGTGATCGCCTCGGTCGAGGACGAGGTCTCGTCGATCGCGGGGAGCTTCGCGTGA
- the pfkA gene encoding 6-phosphofructokinase, which translates to MKKIAVMTSGGDAAGMNAAVRAVVRTAVYHGIEVVGVQRGFVGLCEGSFEAMDANSVGGILHHGGTILRTFRCPDFQQPTTREAARDRFLDLGVEGLVVIGGDGSFRGAHCIDTEWDIPTVGVPATIDNDIDGTDYSIGYDTALNIAVDAVDKIRDTATSHGRIFCIEVMGRNSGMLAIATGLCSGAEEVIVPEMPFNINEMCQRIEGGYDRGKKHAIIIIAEGAARADEIATGLKLILSRDVRVVVLGHIQRGGEPSAFDRILASRLGTAAVQKLLSGKRDVMVGLVGGEIFTTPLVKESRGVQLVMQEYLDLQDKLC; encoded by the coding sequence ATGAAGAAGATCGCCGTGATGACCAGCGGAGGGGACGCCGCGGGGATGAACGCCGCCGTGCGCGCCGTGGTCCGTACCGCCGTGTACCACGGGATCGAGGTCGTCGGCGTGCAGCGCGGCTTCGTGGGGCTCTGCGAGGGCTCCTTCGAAGCCATGGACGCGAACTCGGTCGGTGGGATCCTCCACCACGGCGGCACGATCCTGCGCACCTTCCGTTGCCCCGACTTCCAGCAGCCGACGACGCGCGAGGCCGCACGCGACCGCTTCCTCGACCTCGGAGTCGAGGGACTCGTCGTGATCGGCGGCGACGGGAGCTTCCGCGGCGCCCACTGCATCGACACCGAGTGGGACATCCCCACCGTCGGCGTTCCGGCCACGATCGACAACGACATCGACGGCACCGACTACTCGATCGGCTACGACACCGCTCTGAACATCGCCGTCGACGCCGTCGACAAGATCCGTGACACCGCGACCTCGCACGGACGCATCTTCTGCATCGAGGTCATGGGCCGCAACAGCGGCATGCTGGCCATCGCCACCGGTCTGTGCAGCGGCGCCGAGGAGGTCATCGTTCCCGAGATGCCCTTCAACATCAACGAGATGTGTCAGCGCATCGAGGGCGGCTACGATCGCGGGAAGAAGCACGCGATCATCATCATCGCCGAGGGCGCGGCCCGCGCGGACGAGATCGCGACCGGGCTCAAACTGATCCTGTCGCGCGACGTGCGCGTCGTGGTGCTGGGTCACATCCAGCGCGGGGGCGAGCCCTCCGCCTTCGACCGCATCCTCGCCTCGCGCCTCGGGACGGCCGCGGTGCAGAAGCTCCTGTCGGGCAAACGCGACGTCATGGTCGGCCTCGTCGGCGGCGAGATCTTCACGACACCGCTGGTCAAGGAGTCGCGCGGTGTGCAGCTCGTCATGCAGGAGTACCTCGACCTGCAGGACAAGCTCTGCTGA
- a CDS encoding replication-associated recombination protein A: MRDLFEESNEDEESAAPVDAGAPLPERMRPRRLDDVIGQEEALGPGTVLRAALDTGQLPSLILWGPPGCGKTTLAACLAREVGATFLPYSAVRVGVKELKRVMTEAAHLRERGVRAPVLFLDEIHRFNRAQQDALLPAVEHGDVVLIGATTENPSFEVNSALLSRCRVIVLSALDEDALVAVQRRALAEDPALDGLGADDDALHAIARRSGGDARFALGSLELAARDARREDGARIDAERADRVLREAHLVYDKTGEEHFNLISALHKSLRNSDAQAGLYWLARMLEAGEHPGYVARRLVRFASEDVGMADPQALVQANAAAVAIDRIGMPEGKLALAQACVYLAQAPKSNALYRAYGAVGRAIESGERHPVPHHLRNAPTGLMRELGYGEGYAYAHDDDAGVAPMPCLPDPIRDEVFYRPGEHGFEAEVADRLRRAWRLARRRGTEGPSPPPEQDEA, encoded by the coding sequence ATGCGCGATCTCTTCGAAGAATCGAACGAAGACGAGGAGTCCGCCGCGCCGGTGGACGCCGGTGCGCCTCTCCCCGAGCGCATGCGCCCGCGACGCCTCGACGACGTGATCGGACAGGAAGAAGCCCTCGGCCCGGGTACGGTCCTGCGCGCCGCGCTCGACACCGGGCAGCTGCCCAGTCTGATCCTCTGGGGCCCTCCCGGCTGCGGCAAGACGACTCTGGCCGCGTGCCTCGCACGGGAGGTGGGTGCGACCTTCCTCCCCTACAGTGCCGTCCGGGTCGGCGTGAAGGAACTCAAGCGCGTCATGACCGAGGCGGCGCACCTCCGCGAGCGCGGCGTCCGGGCTCCGGTGCTCTTCCTCGACGAGATCCATCGGTTCAACCGAGCCCAGCAGGACGCGCTGCTGCCCGCCGTCGAACACGGCGACGTGGTCCTGATCGGAGCGACGACCGAGAACCCGAGCTTCGAGGTGAACTCGGCGCTCCTGTCACGCTGCCGGGTGATCGTGTTGTCGGCCCTCGACGAGGATGCGCTGGTCGCGGTACAACGTCGCGCGCTCGCCGAGGACCCCGCCCTGGACGGCCTCGGCGCCGACGACGACGCGCTGCACGCCATCGCCCGGCGCAGCGGCGGCGACGCCCGGTTCGCCCTGGGCAGCCTGGAACTCGCCGCTCGGGACGCCCGGCGTGAGGACGGCGCCCGCATCGACGCCGAGCGTGCCGACCGCGTGCTGCGCGAAGCCCATCTCGTGTACGACAAGACCGGCGAGGAACACTTCAATCTGATCAGTGCTCTGCACAAGTCCTTGCGCAACAGCGACGCGCAGGCCGGCCTGTACTGGCTCGCGCGGATGCTCGAGGCCGGGGAACATCCCGGATACGTCGCGCGGCGACTCGTGCGCTTCGCGAGCGAGGACGTGGGGATGGCCGACCCCCAGGCCCTGGTACAGGCCAACGCCGCCGCCGTCGCGATCGATCGGATCGGCATGCCCGAGGGAAAGCTCGCCCTGGCCCAGGCCTGCGTCTACCTGGCGCAGGCGCCGAAGAGCAACGCTCTCTACCGCGCCTACGGTGCCGTCGGTCGAGCGATCGAGAGTGGCGAGCGGCACCCCGTCCCGCACCACCTCCGCAACGCGCCCACCGGCCTGATGCGCGAACTGGGCTACGGCGAGGGATACGCCTACGCCCACGACGACGACGCGGGCGTGGCGCCCATGCCGTGCCTGCCCGATCCGATCCGGGACGAGGTGTTCTACCGTCCCGGCGAGCACGGCTTCGAGGCGGAGGTGGCCGACCGCCTGCGTCGCGCCTGGCGTCTCGCCCGCCGACGTGGTACCGAGGGCCCTTCACCTCCTCCCGAACAGGACGAAGCATGA